The following are encoded together in the Thermothelomyces thermophilus ATCC 42464 chromosome 3, complete sequence genome:
- a CDS encoding dihydroxy-acid and 6-phosphogluconate dehydratase-like protein (Dihydroxy-acid and 6-phosphogluconate dehydratase-like protein) has protein sequence MAPHANEAPVGQNDHPDRNLPKPGDYLQFDCLPPGGPLNRWSQVLTRGHDFPGAQAMLYAAGVPNRDMMKNAPQVGIATVWWEGNPCNTHLLELGNIVKKSVEQQKMLAWQYNTIGVSDGITMGGDGMKFSLQTREIIADSIETVTCAQRHDANISIPGCDKNMPGVVMAAARHNRPFLMIYGGTIRKGHSSLLDKEINISTCYEASGAYMYNRLEAKCKMPSGADATPSDVMEDIERHACPGAGACGGMYTANTMATAIEAMGLTLPGSSSFPATSPEKRRECERAAEAIRTCMEKDIRPRDLMSRAAFENALVVSIVLGGSTNAVLHFLAMANTADVPLTLDDIDRTSNRTPLLADLAPSGRHYMEDLYAVGGTPAVLKTLIAHGLIDGSVPTVTGKTLAENVRDWPSLPEGQKILRPLSDPIKKTGHIRVLRGNLSPGGAVAKITGKEGLSFTGAVRTFDKEHELSDALARGAIRPDAGNLVLIVRYEGPKGGPGMPEQLKASAAIMGAGLRNVALVTDGRYSGASHGFIVGHVVPEAAVGGPVALVRDGDVVTIDAVANRIDVVEIPGVGKGPEAVAAEFDRRRKEWKPPKMKPMRGVLAKYARLVGDASHGAVTDVGESAW, from the exons ATGGCTCCTCATGCAAACGAGGCCCCGGTGGGCCAGAATGACCATCCCGATCGGAACCTGCCCAAGCCTGGCGATTACCTCCAGTTCGACTGCCTTCCCCCGGGCGGTCCCCTCAACCGTTGGTCCCAAGTCTTGACGAGAGGACATGATTTCCCCGGTGCCCAG GCCATGCTCTATGCCGCCGGCGTTCCCAACAGGGACATGATGAAGAATGCGCCCCAGGTGGGCATCGCGACGGTGTGGTGGGAAGGGAATCCGTGCAA CACGCATC TGCTCGAACTTGGCAACATCGTCAAGAAGTCGGTCGAGCAGCAGAAGATGCTCGCGTGGCAGTACAACACCATCGGCGTCTCGGATGGCATTACAATGGGCGGAGACG GGATGAAGTTTTCGCTACAGACGCGAGAGATCATCGCCGACAGTATCGAAACGGTGACCTGTGCGCAGCGCCACGACGCCAACATCAGCATCCCGGGCTGCGACAAGAACATGCCCGGCGTCGTCATGGCAGCTGCCCGCCACAACCGGCCCTTCCTCATGATCTACGGCGGCACCATCCGCAAGGGCCACTCCTCGCTCCTCGACAAGGAGATCAACATCTCGACGTGTTACGAGGCCTCGGGCGCCTACATGTACAACCGCCTGGAGGCCAAGTGCAAGATGCCCTCGGGCGCCGACGCCACCCCGAGCGACGTCATGGAAGACATCGAGAGGCACGCGTGCCCCGGCGCGGGCGCCTGCGGCGGCATGTACACGGCCAACACGATGGCGACGGCCATCGAGGCCATGGGGCTGACCCTGCCCGGATCGTCGTCCTTCCCGGCAACGTCCCCGGAGAAGCGCCGCGAATGCGAGCGCGCGGCCGAGGCCATCCGCACGTGCATGGAGAAGGACATACGGCCGCGCGACCTCATGAGCCGGGCCGCGTTCGAGAACGCGCTCGTCGTCAGCATCGTCCTCGGCGGCAGCACCAACGCGGTCCTGCACTTCCTGGCCATGGCCAACACGGCCGACGTCCCGCTCACCCTCGACGACATCGACCGCACCTCCAACCGGACCCCTCTCCTCGCCGACCTCGCGCCGTCGGGGCGGCACTACATGGAAGACCTGTACGCCGTCGGCGGCACCCCCGCCGTGCTCAAGACGCTCATCGCCCACGGGCTCATCGACGGGTCCGTCCCCACCGTGACGGGCAAGACGCTGGCCGAGAACGTGCGCGACTGGCCGTCGCTGCCCGAGGGCCAGAAGATCCTCCGGCCCCTGTCGGACCCGATCAAGAAGACAGGCCACATCCGGGTGCTCCGGGGCAACCTCTCGCCCGGCGGCGCGGTGGCCAAGATCACGGGCAAGGAGGGCCTGTCGTTCACGGGCGCGGTGCGCACGTTCGACAAGGAGCACGAGCTCAGCGACGCGCTCGCCCGCGGGGCCATCCGGCCCGACGCCGGCAACCTGGTCCTGATCGTCCGGTACGAGGGCCCCAAGGGCGGGCCCGGCATGCCCGAGCAGCTCAAGGCCAGCGCGGCCATCATGGGCGCCGGCCTGCGCAACGTCGCCCTCGTCACCGACGGCCGCTACAGCGGCGCCAGCCACGGCTTCATCGTCGGCCACGTCGTCCCCGaggccgccgtcggcgggcctgtcgccctcgtccgcgacggcgacgtcgtCACCATCGACGCCGTCGCCAACCGCATCGACGTCGTCGAGATCCCCGGCGTCGGAAAGGGCCCGgaggccgtcgccgccgagtTTGACCGCCGGAGGAAGGAGTGGAAGCCCCCCAAGATGAAGCCCATGCGCGGCGTGCTGGCCAAGTACGCCCGGCTGGTCGGCGATGCCAGCCACGGGGCCGTGACGGACGTGGGCGAGTCAGCATGGTAA
- a CDS encoding glycosyltransferase family 15 protein (CAZy_ID 267887), with protein MDLLRRAGRFIPARRSPLPLSDEKGKLRPRRTLASRFAYLRRPLRLKGNSTISVPLGVVILFPCIFVILILVLFVRHPSSAGRALMPTGAPPAIRKISEKHDKVFVTGCLQPDTSKPRANAAFVVLARNKELDGVIQSIKSIERHFNRWYNYPYVFLNDGDFDQNFMDTVRNYTSSSVEFGKVGPDMWGYPDWIDPKVAKEGINKQGDDAIMYGGMESYHFMCRFYSGFFYKHPLLAKYEWYWRLEPEIKYFCDITYDPFLEMIANNKTYGFTIAVKELRETVPNIFRYASAYKRLKGYKSQGLWEMFVEPQPEKKEKEKLPEEVQRTEPARLPDFDPEAMEGEKYNMCHFWSNFEIARLDFFRSKEYEEFFQMMDRSGGFWMERWGDAPIHSLAAGILLSPRDIHYFRDFGYRHTTIQHCPANAPGRQLPREPWLEKTTLNEKERIEEDQYWEHWDEPQENGVGCRCRCDTDIVEVEGKEGSCLPEWVDVAGGWASP; from the exons ATGGATCTCCTCCGCCGCGCTGGGAGATTCATTCCGGCGAGGCGCAGTCCTCTGCCTTTATCAGACGAGAAGGGCAAGCTACGGCCGCGGAGGACTCTCGCGTCGCGCTTTGCCTACCTCAGACGGCCGCTAAGGTTGAAAGGAAACTCGACCATCTCGGTGCCGCTGGGCGTCGTCATCCTCTTCCCCTGCATATTCGTTATCCTCATCCTGGTGCTGTTCGTCCGGCACCCGAGCTCAGCAGGACGGGCGCTCATGCCCACCGGCGCCCCGCCGGCAATAAG GAAAATCAGCGAAAAGCATGACAAGGTTTTCGTCACGGGCTGCCTGCAGCCCGACACCAGCAAGCCCCGTGCGAACGCCGCCTTCGTCGTCCTCGCGCGGAACAAGGAACTCGACGGCGTGATCCAGTCCATAAAGTCGATCGAGCGCCACTTCAACCGCTGGTACAATTACCCTTACGTCTTCCTCAACGACGGAGACTTTGACCAGAACTTCATGGACACGGTCAGAAATTACACCTCGTCCTCGGTCGAGTTCGGCAAGGTCGGCCCGGATATGTGGGGGTATCCCGACTGGATCGATCCCAAGGTGGCCAAGGAGGGCATCAACAAGCAGGGTGACGATGCCATCATGTACGGCGGCATGGAAAGCTACCATTTCATGTGCCGCTTCTACTCGGG TTTCTTCTACAAGCATCCCCTCCTGGCAAAGTACGAGTGGTATTGGCGCCTGGAGCCCGAGATCAAGTACTTCTGCGACATCACCTA CGACCCCTTCCTCGAGATGATCGCCAACAACAAGACTTACGGCTTCACCATCGCGGTCAAGGAACTGCGCGAAACCGTCCCGAACATTTTCCGCTACGCGTCCGCCTACAAGCGCCTCAAGGGCTACAAGTCGCAGGGCCTCTGGGAGATGTTTGTCGAGCCGCAGCCGGAAAAgaaggaaaaggagaagCTGCCGGAGGAGGTGCAGCGCACCGAGCCAGCTCGCCTGCCTGACTTTGACCCGGAGGCCATGGAGGGCGAGAAGTACAACATGTGCCACTTCTGGTCCAATTTCGAGATTGCCCGCCTCGACTTTTTCCGGAGCAAGGAGTACGAGGAGTTCTTCCAGATGATGGACCGCAGCGGCGGTTTCTGGATGGAGCGG TGGGGCGACGCACCCATCCActccctcgccgccggcaTCCTCCTCTCGCCCCGCGATATCCACTACTTCCGCGACTTTGGCTACCGCCACACCACCATCCAGCACTGCCCGGCCAACGCCCCCGGCCGCCAGCTTCCGCGCGAGCCATGGCTCGAGAAGACGACGCTCAACGAGAAGGAGCGCATCGAGGAGGACCAGTACTGGGAGCACTGGGACGAGCCCCAGGAGAACGGCGtcggctgccgctgccgctgcgaCACGGACATTGTCGAAGTCGAGGGCAAAGAAGGCAGCTGTCTCCCCGAGTGGGTCGATGTCGCGGGCGGGTGGGCGAGTCCCTAA